Proteins found in one Vallitalea guaymasensis genomic segment:
- a CDS encoding aminotransferase family protein: protein MNNLNLRNVISHDMDFKYPVWHPYSSVNKDYFSMRNFVRGEGIYLFDVNNKKYIDASSGLWNIALGYGNERIISAINKQLYDLPFTSLFYYTNPIIIACANKILSFSECDMKKVFFTCSGSESIELAIKTMREYWTIRKRDDKKTIISFNNSYHGTHYGSMGVSGLSRKHIAGYGPLVDDIVFFDPEIEQKDVSKNERDNEELQAIEEYIIKNHDRIAGILIEPILASNGVSIITDRYIDMIQRLCIEYNILITVDEVTVGFYRTGEALYSNSLSIEPDIICMAKGINNGYLPLGAVMFNEKIYSVYNQSDKLLYHGTTQGGNLASCAACIAAIEEYSRLNIGENVKHINSYLMDKLSKNIINHKNVNDIWGKGCLIQIELIREKKNNSQLSIQQIGILKYELLKKGLIVSHAESGLTLLPMLIMNEEQVDELVGILEQVFSSIVF from the coding sequence ATGAACAATCTAAATCTAAGGAATGTCATATCTCATGATATGGATTTCAAGTATCCTGTATGGCACCCTTATTCATCAGTCAATAAAGATTACTTCAGTATGCGTAATTTTGTTCGCGGTGAAGGTATCTATCTATTTGATGTAAACAATAAAAAATATATTGATGCATCAAGTGGTTTGTGGAATATCGCCTTAGGTTATGGAAATGAGAGAATAATATCAGCAATAAATAAACAGTTATATGACTTACCATTTACTTCACTCTTCTATTATACTAATCCAATAATAATTGCTTGTGCTAATAAGATACTATCCTTTAGTGAATGTGATATGAAGAAGGTATTTTTTACATGTTCAGGTTCTGAAAGTATAGAACTGGCTATTAAAACTATGAGGGAATATTGGACTATCAGAAAACGTGATGACAAGAAGACAATAATCAGTTTCAATAATTCATATCATGGTACACATTATGGAAGTATGGGTGTAAGTGGTTTAAGCAGGAAACATATAGCTGGATATGGTCCATTAGTAGATGATATTGTATTTTTTGACCCTGAGATAGAACAGAAAGATGTATCTAAAAATGAGAGAGATAATGAGGAATTACAGGCTATAGAAGAATATATCATTAAGAATCATGATAGAATAGCTGGTATTTTGATTGAGCCTATTCTTGCTTCTAATGGTGTATCTATTATTACTGACAGATATATTGATATGATACAGAGATTGTGTATAGAATATAATATCTTGATAACAGTAGATGAAGTAACAGTAGGGTTCTATAGAACTGGAGAAGCATTATATAGTAATAGCCTTAGTATTGAACCAGATATAATTTGTATGGCTAAGGGAATCAACAATGGGTATCTTCCTTTGGGTGCAGTTATGTTTAATGAAAAGATATATTCCGTATATAATCAATCTGATAAATTATTATATCATGGAACTACTCAGGGAGGTAACCTAGCATCATGTGCGGCATGTATAGCTGCCATAGAAGAGTATTCAAGACTTAATATTGGAGAGAATGTCAAACATATTAATTCATATCTCATGGATAAGCTAAGTAAAAACATCATAAATCATAAAAATGTCAATGATATATGGGGCAAAGGCTGTCTTATACAAATAGAGCTTATAAGAGAAAAGAAGAATAATAGTCAGCTTTCTATACAACAGATAGGGATATTGAAGTATGAATTATTGAAGAAAGGTCTAATAGTATCACATGCTGAGTCAGGATTGACATTATTGCCTATGTTGATTATGAATGAAGAACAGGTAGATGAATTAGTAGGTATTCTTGAGCAGGTATTTTCTAGTATAGTATTTTGA
- a CDS encoding B12-binding domain-containing radical SAM protein, translated as MLDAVLIYMNVVNGYITGAEYQLDSAYVMSYLRKNEVEVIQYINKDINNYHELINDLFNYKTDAYIFYINEYNYYISKVIINGLKSCIKDNRIIAFGPVSKYISHNLLDEVMIDICVLQEEPMTIYNLINSYSLDHIDNIIYRKGTEIVEKGIRYYDYTLDDIGFPYSSGSVPIEEVENVGLITSKGCYGNCAFCSYTKNRYLTHSIEGIIDELKYIEKYFAYSSLKINFYDDCFSISNNRTKELCKEIIKNKIKYTYWCCTRADLLSEELIDLMSEADFKNIVIGLETASNKVMSKLGKAVGSENSSQFIEKVRKSYKKCEEVGINPYISINFGLPFEKLEDAFRTIEYVKDKKMDNISVCFMTSFPGSRIFENSRLYDTHKDMSPTVLPYRTYYHNYDMGKIHNLLKQKNILNDIYIEQSTRKSKIVKDILYYYSGIPFSNRYSKFNNIFVKDDANDYLDFIDNYININGRIIHNNNKLSLSKDYLFCDDRKNIKYCIKEYDHTLEAAYKSDKYIPSIISTRTKDNTTNIQIDNLYDSKKLSITTRSLNSLQDLIELENNAAEVMNKGYFTINDIKQGIIQNSCMFSGICTLSQFNRVTLSDEKVNLCINHGHVGSTTDTTNQLVDNLSKQMEQNSSAECSNCKFYSKCSKCTFLPHFLNRKMFCEHIRCNPKLWHYLRMKNILYHYHTFNLFNIEGEDKIRFIICKDCNSGDSYSFKDEVVMFEYDYISIIYNLESNTMIYCTKDEQDTAKYLMGLKEDISFSNERYIDIILKLEKNNMLVER; from the coding sequence ATGTTGGATGCAGTATTAATCTATATGAATGTAGTCAATGGATATATTACAGGAGCAGAATATCAGCTTGATTCTGCATATGTCATGTCTTATTTACGGAAGAATGAGGTTGAAGTTATTCAATATATAAATAAAGATATTAATAATTACCATGAGTTGATTAATGACTTGTTCAATTATAAAACAGATGCATACATTTTTTATATTAATGAATACAATTATTATATTTCAAAAGTCATCATCAATGGATTGAAATCTTGTATAAAAGATAATAGGATAATTGCTTTTGGACCAGTAAGTAAATATATAAGTCACAACCTTCTAGATGAAGTCATGATTGATATATGCGTCTTACAAGAAGAACCAATGACCATTTATAATCTTATCAACAGTTATAGTTTAGATCATATAGACAACATTATTTACAGAAAAGGAACTGAGATTGTTGAAAAGGGTATTAGATATTATGATTATACCCTAGATGATATTGGATTTCCCTATAGCAGTGGTTCTGTTCCAATAGAAGAAGTGGAGAACGTAGGATTGATTACATCAAAAGGATGTTACGGTAATTGTGCTTTTTGTTCTTATACGAAGAATAGGTATTTAACCCATAGCATTGAAGGCATCATTGATGAATTGAAATATATCGAAAAATACTTTGCCTATAGCAGTCTTAAAATCAATTTTTATGATGATTGCTTTTCCATAAGCAATAATAGAACCAAAGAATTATGCAAAGAGATAATCAAAAACAAAATAAAATATACATATTGGTGTTGTACAAGAGCAGATTTATTATCTGAAGAATTAATTGATCTAATGAGTGAAGCGGATTTTAAAAATATTGTGATTGGTCTTGAAACAGCATCCAACAAGGTTATGTCTAAGCTTGGTAAGGCTGTAGGTAGTGAGAATTCATCCCAATTCATTGAAAAGGTAAGAAAATCTTATAAAAAGTGTGAGGAGGTAGGAATTAATCCATATATAAGTATTAACTTTGGATTGCCTTTTGAAAAGTTAGAAGATGCATTTAGGACTATAGAGTATGTGAAAGATAAAAAGATGGACAATATAAGCGTATGTTTCATGACAAGTTTTCCTGGCAGCAGGATCTTTGAAAATAGTAGATTATATGATACCCACAAGGATATGTCACCCACAGTATTACCTTATAGAACTTATTATCATAATTATGATATGGGTAAAATTCATAATCTGCTGAAACAGAAAAATATACTTAATGATATTTATATTGAGCAGTCAACTAGAAAAAGCAAAATAGTCAAAGATATCCTATATTATTATTCAGGAATACCTTTTAGTAACAGATATAGCAAGTTTAACAATATATTTGTAAAAGATGATGCCAATGACTATTTGGATTTTATTGATAATTATATTAATATCAATGGAAGAATTATTCACAATAATAATAAGCTTTCATTAAGTAAGGATTATCTTTTCTGTGATGATAGAAAAAATATAAAATACTGTATCAAGGAGTATGACCATACTCTAGAAGCAGCCTATAAATCAGATAAGTATATACCATCAATAATCAGTACTAGAACCAAAGACAATACTACTAATATACAAATAGATAACTTATACGATAGTAAAAAGCTTAGTATCACAACAAGAAGTTTAAATAGCCTACAAGATTTGATAGAACTAGAAAACAATGCTGCAGAAGTCATGAATAAAGGTTACTTCACAATTAATGATATTAAGCAAGGGATTATTCAAAATTCATGCATGTTCAGTGGAATCTGTACCTTAAGTCAGTTTAATAGAGTAACTTTGTCAGATGAAAAGGTTAATCTTTGTATTAATCATGGACATGTAGGCTCAACTACTGATACTACCAATCAATTGGTAGATAACTTATCAAAACAAATGGAACAAAACAGTAGTGCTGAGTGTAGTAACTGTAAATTTTATAGTAAATGTTCTAAATGTACATTTTTACCACATTTCCTGAACCGTAAAATGTTTTGTGAACATATTAGATGTAATCCTAAGCTTTGGCACTATCTTAGAATGAAAAACATATTGTATCACTATCACACCTTTAATCTATTTAATATTGAAGGTGAGGATAAGATAAGATTCATTATATGCAAAGATTGTAACTCCGGAGATTCATATTCCTTCAAGGATGAGGTAGTGATGTTTGAGTATGACTATATATCCATTATCTACAACTTAGAGAGTAATACCATGATATATTGTACAAAAGATGAACAAGATACAGCTAAGTACTTAATGGGATTGAAGGAGGATATTTCGTTTAGTAATGAGCGTTATATAGATATAATACTGAAATTAGAAAAGAATAATATGCTGGTTGAGAGGTGA
- a CDS encoding class I SAM-dependent DNA methyltransferase, with amino-acid sequence MEYFGFCKEINEMSLSDIYEEEIYSGHFAKFYDTNVNDIFDVPLYEKLAREYGNHIMEFACGSGRILVELLKRGYDAAGLDISQDMLEILEEKCSKLDVKPTLVCDDMLRHVSSSKYDIIILARITICLLEDDETRIKLFNNVYNNLRDGGVFVFNYLDCPKEIELGEKRPTFLFDKDKKGYAIISEKILEDRSIVNIYSETNIDDKTKRYITSTSKYLLNNEMISNIIDQTAFKHEKTYTLNAVNYETGKMKFVVLKK; translated from the coding sequence TTGGAATACTTTGGATTCTGTAAAGAAATAAATGAGATGAGTTTATCTGATATATATGAAGAGGAAATATATTCTGGACATTTTGCCAAGTTCTATGATACTAATGTAAATGATATATTTGATGTACCGTTATATGAGAAGCTGGCAAGGGAATATGGTAATCATATTATGGAGTTTGCATGTGGCAGTGGTAGAATTCTAGTGGAACTATTGAAAAGAGGATATGATGCTGCTGGCTTGGATATATCACAAGATATGCTGGAGATATTAGAAGAGAAATGTTCTAAGTTGGATGTAAAACCTACTCTTGTATGTGATGACATGCTTAGACATGTTTCATCATCCAAATATGATATTATTATTCTAGCAAGGATTACTATATGTTTATTGGAAGATGATGAGACAAGAATAAAATTATTCAATAATGTCTACAACAACCTGAGAGATGGAGGAGTATTCGTATTCAATTACTTGGATTGTCCAAAAGAAATTGAATTAGGAGAAAAAAGACCAACATTCTTATTTGACAAAGATAAAAAAGGTTATGCAATAATAAGCGAAAAAATATTAGAGGATAGATCAATAGTTAATATTTACAGTGAAACCAATATAGATGATAAAACTAAGAGATACATTACTTCAACATCCAAATATCTATTAAATAATGAAATGATTAGTAATATTATTGATCAAACAGCTTTCAAACATGAAAAAACATATACTTTGAATGCTGTTAATTATGAGACAGGTAAAATGAAATTTGTTGTCTTAAAAAAGTAA
- a CDS encoding ATP-binding cassette domain-containing protein — protein sequence MIKVEHLSKQFVKKKRRINVINDFNYEFQSGKLYLIKGESGKGKTTLLTLLAFLQKEDGGKIIFNDIIVSNLKQEEKCNLRRKEIGIVFQDYNLFDNLTVMDNVVIVDVLKNKINKEEIYNKAKDIIGILGLEDRINHYPYELSGGEQQRVGIARAILKNPSILICDEPVSNLDKDNAVNIVEFIDGYCHNKNKIVIVASHDDYFDDCADYVINL from the coding sequence ATGATAAAAGTAGAACATTTATCTAAACAGTTTGTTAAGAAGAAGAGACGGATTAATGTTATTAATGATTTTAATTATGAATTCCAGTCAGGGAAACTATATTTGATTAAAGGAGAATCGGGAAAGGGTAAAACCACTTTACTCACATTGCTTGCATTTTTGCAAAAAGAAGATGGTGGTAAAATTATTTTTAATGATATTATAGTTAGTAACCTGAAACAAGAAGAGAAATGTAATCTTCGTAGAAAAGAGATAGGTATAGTATTTCAGGATTACAATCTTTTTGATAATCTCACAGTAATGGACAATGTAGTTATTGTAGATGTGCTGAAAAACAAGATTAATAAAGAAGAAATCTATAATAAAGCAAAAGACATAATTGGAATACTTGGATTAGAAGATAGAATCAACCATTATCCATATGAACTGTCAGGAGGAGAACAACAAAGAGTAGGTATTGCACGTGCTATACTCAAAAATCCATCTATTCTGATATGTGATGAACCTGTATCTAATCTTGATAAAGATAATGCAGTCAACATTGTAGAATTCATTGATGGTTACTGTCATAACAAAAATAAAATTGTAATAGTGGCAAGTCATGATGATTATTTTGATGATTGTGCTGATTATGTAATAAATCTGTAG
- a CDS encoding ABC transporter permease: protein MSKKIFMDIYFEKKRFLIIFFVFLVLLLTYGGVQYQIIKQQTKSVLTPDINLKGKSSQDGVFHYWLYHDVDGLSDALKELYGKDMSVYKTITRNLYYIDDRLTFQSIYYVITGVEDKFFQQELKNSVAKGRLPRSGEKEVVIGPYSAKEYNLGIGDLVNLSVTLEKDIADVEPNQYKVVGILDDNVEQFKSSIMLSIDTYETLNDTKVIENEVLVYFKNNDSINIYKDTISEFTNMIGEYNVGSTSSNFKSNNNKHSNIIINIVMMLVSNFIIVFLLISYLMKGLSKKIGLLKALGLSNRYINKIFVGGLSIVVGGVFVISILLVSLILNAMNNSATSFLGYEMNIYSMDTGVIIYMAGLCLFIIIIKYVLIKLKTYRIYPMEAMVK from the coding sequence ATGAGCAAAAAGATTTTCATGGATATTTATTTTGAGAAGAAAAGATTCCTAATAATATTTTTTGTTTTTCTTGTTCTGCTTTTAACCTATGGAGGAGTACAATATCAAATAATTAAACAGCAGACTAAATCTGTTTTAACACCTGATATCAACCTTAAAGGTAAATCAAGCCAGGATGGAGTTTTCCATTATTGGTTATATCATGATGTGGATGGATTATCAGATGCATTGAAAGAACTATATGGAAAAGATATGAGCGTATATAAAACCATTACAAGAAATCTTTACTATATAGATGATCGTCTTACTTTTCAAAGTATATATTATGTAATTACCGGTGTTGAAGACAAATTCTTTCAACAAGAATTAAAGAACAGTGTTGCTAAAGGAAGGCTGCCAAGGAGTGGTGAGAAAGAAGTAGTAATTGGTCCATATTCAGCTAAGGAATATAATCTAGGTATAGGTGATTTGGTGAATCTAAGTGTCACATTAGAGAAAGATATAGCTGATGTAGAACCTAATCAATATAAAGTAGTAGGTATATTGGACGACAATGTAGAGCAATTCAAATCTTCAATCATGCTTTCTATAGATACATATGAAACTTTGAATGATACAAAAGTAATAGAAAATGAAGTTCTAGTGTATTTTAAGAATAATGATAGCATTAATATCTACAAAGATACTATCTCTGAATTTACTAACATGATAGGAGAATATAATGTGGGAAGTACATCTTCCAATTTTAAATCTAATAATAATAAGCATAGTAATATAATAATAAATATTGTTATGATGCTTGTCAGCAACTTTATCATAGTTTTCTTATTGATATCGTATCTGATGAAAGGCTTATCCAAAAAGATAGGTTTGTTAAAAGCTCTAGGACTATCCAATAGATATATCAATAAAATCTTTGTAGGAGGATTATCTATAGTGGTAGGAGGAGTATTTGTCATTTCTATTTTATTAGTGTCCTTGATCTTGAATGCAATGAATAATAGTGCAACTAGTTTTTTGGGATATGAGATGAACATATATTCTATGGATACTGGAGTCATCATATATATGGCAGGGCTTTGCTTGTTTATTATAATCATCAAGTATGTACTGATTAAACTTAAGACATATAGAATATATCCTATGGAAGCTATGGTGAAGTAA